The following is a genomic window from Butyricimonas faecihominis.
GCTCTTCGGATTGTGCTTGTGTCTCTGGACATCGTTGGGATGGGGACAACGAGTGATTGAAGTCCCGTGGTACGAGACCACCAACACGTATATGTTTGATATTATAAAAATGGAGCTGACCGATGAGGCAACAGTTATCACGGGACAAGTGAAGTATTTCCCTAACGAGTGGTTTCGGGTTGTGGGACGTACGGTATTAAGAGGGGAAAGTGGTAAAGAGTACAAGCTCTTAAAAGCTGAGGGAATCGAGCTGAATGAACAGGTATTTTTACCGGAGTCCGGACAGATGACTTTTCAGCTCTATTTCGAACCCGTGGATGCCGGAGAGAAAAAGGTGGATTACGTGGAAGGAAACCACGAAACGGACTGGCGGATTGGGGGAATCGTGTTGGATGAGAAACCGCAAAAGCTGGAAAAGGAGAGCGATTGCCTGATCCGAGGGAAGGTGCTGGGACACCCGTCGAGCTATCGGTTGGTGCTGATGGGATACGAGGATGATGATCGGATTCAGGAACCATACGCCATTATACCTGTTCGAAACGGGAAGTTCGAATACGTGTGCCAATTAGGAGAGAGCAAAATGTACTGGCTCGTGTTTACCGACGAACTGGCAAAATCTTCTTATCGTCCGGTAAGTTTTTTTATTGAACCGGGGGAAGTCGAGATCACGATTCAGCCGGAAGATGCCTATACGGATTCGGAAATTCATGGAGGAGAAGTCAATGAGCAGTATAGGAGTTATCAACGATTGAAAGAAGATAAATTCAATTTCAAAGCGTTGTATAGCGCATTCGATTCGTTGCATAATCAGAATCTTAGTTTCACTCCTGAGGCGCAGAAATTGAGTGAATTAATGTCCGAAAATTTCAAAAACAGGCAGAAACATGATAGCCTGTATGCCGCTTTTCTGCAATTAGAAAAGGATGGCAAAATGTACACCCCTCAAATGATGGCGTTAAATGAGAAAAAGAGAGAGTTGAGTAAAAAGGAACAAAAATGGAAAGAGGACTATATCGGAGAGCATCCGTCACTGACAACTTATTTTCTGTTAATGGATGATTTGAGGAATCTGATGACTTATCGGTTGCACAGTTTCCCCGAAGAACTTGAAGTCCTGTCTTTTAAAGACTTGCCGCGTCTGGAAAATATGTATTATACCATCTATAAACCCATGTTTCCCAAACATTCATACACGGAGTTAATCGCTACCATGCTCCAGTCATTAAAACAGATAGAAGTGGGTGGACATTACATCGACTTCACCGCCCCGGACTTCGAGGGGAATCCCGTGACGTTATCCGAGCAGATAAAAGGAAAGGTGGCTTTGATAGACCTGTGGGCCTCTTGGTGCGGCCCGTGCCGACGGTCGGCGAAAAGCATGATTCCCGTGTATGAAAAATACAAATCCAAAGGTTTCACGATCGTCGGGGTTGCCCGAGAAAAGACGGTGCAGACGGCGAAAGCTGCGGCCCTTCAAGATGGCTACCCGTGGTTGAACCTCGTGGAACTCAACGATGCCGGGAACATTTGGTTTAAATATTGTGTCGGTAATTCCGGAGGGGGAACTTTTTTGGTGGACCGGGACGGCAAAATTTTAGCCATCGGTCCGTCACCTGAAGAAGTGGAGCGTATTTTAGAAAAAATGTTGGAGTAGAAAAACAAGATATATGGCGAAACAGGGAACCATATTGGTCGTGGACGATAACAAGGCCGTGCTGAACGCTTTGGAGATGCTGTTGGCAGGAGTGTTTCGTGAAGTGATCACGATCAGAACTCCGAACCAGATCGAGGCAACCCTCGAATCCGGTCGGGTAGATGTGGTATTGTTAGATATGAATTTCTCGGCGGGAATCAATACCGGGAACGAGGGACTTTACTGGTTGTCGAGAATCAAGGGGTATGCCGCGGAAATTCCCGTGGTCCTATTCACGGCTTATGCGGACATTGATCTGGCGGTGCGAGCCGTGAAGGAAGGAGCGACAGACTTTGTTGTCAAGCCGTGGGATAATGCCAAGCTCGTGGCAACCCTGTTGGCGGCGTATCGTCTGCATGAATCCCGACGCGAGGTGAAACAACTGAAAGCAAAAGAAGAAGTGTTGAAAGGGCAGCTTTCCCCGGAACGAACCGTCGTGTGGGGAGAGTCGGATGCCATGTGCCGGGTACGTCAATTGATTGAAAAAGTGGCGGTCACCGATGCGAACGTGCTGATTACCGGGGAAAACGGCACGGGAAAAGAGATCGTGGCAAGGGAAATTCACGCCTTGTCGGGGCGGAAAGGGGAGGTGATGATTTCGGTGGATATGGGAGCAATCACGGAAACCCTTTTCGAAAGTGAGTTGTTCGGTCACGTGAAAGGGGCTTTCACAGATGCGCGGGAAGACCGTGTCGGGAAATTCGAGGCGGCAAACAAGGGTACGTTATTTCTGGATGAAATCGGGAACTTGTCATACGCCCTGCAATCCAAGTTACTGGCAACCCTGCAAAGTCGGAAGGTGATCCGCGTGGGATCGAATAAACCGGTTGACGTCAACATCCGTCTGATCTGTGCCACGAATAGCGATTTACCCCGGATGGTCAAAGAAGGTACTTTCCGGGAAGATTTACTTTATCGCATCAACACGATCCACGTGGAAGTCCCCCCGTTACGGGAAAGAGGGAATGATATTCTGTTACTGGCAGAGGCCTTTTTACGGGACTACGGCAGGAAATACCGGAAACCCGATTTGTCCTTTTCCAGTGAGACCCGGCAACGGCTGTTAGGATATTCATGGCCGGGAAACGTGCGGGAATTACAGCACACCGTGGAAAAAGCCGTGATCATGTGCGATCGGCAGGTACTCACCCCCGAAGATTTCCTGTTCAAAAGCGAGCCGGGCGAGATAGCTCCCTTGGAAACCCTTGAAGATATGGAACGGGAGATGATCCGCAAGGCTTTGGTCCGGCACGAGGGCAATTTGTCGGCTGTCGCGTCCCGGCTGGGAATCACCCGGCAAACCCTGTATAACAAGATGAAAAAATTCAATCTGTAAGAATAAGATATGGTAAGAAACATCACCTCGCGGGTATTGGCGTATTTGTTACTTCTGATCGTTTTGGTCGTGGCGACCTGTTATTTTTTGTCGGAAGATGAGTATATTCCGGGGATTGCCACGTCAATACTCGCCGTGGGGTGTTGCTTTCGTATCGTGTGGAATATCCGCTCCGTGAACCGGAAACTGGCTTACTTCTTTCAAGCCTTGGAGAACGATGATTATTCCATTCATTTCCCGGAACACGGCGGTAGCCATTCCGAGCGTTTCCTGAACGGGGTACTGAACCGGATCAAGGATATTTTGCAGAACACCCGCTTGGAGATACAGCAACGGGAGCAATTTTACGAGTTGATCATAAACAGCGTGAGTTCCGGTATCGTGGCATTGGATGAACGGGGATTCGTGACGCAGAATAATCAAGTCGCCTTAAAATTGCTAGGCTTGGAGATATTTACACACGTCAACCAGTTGGAACGAGTGTCCCCGGCCTTAAAATTGCTGGTGACGGGAATCCGTCCCGGAGAGAGTCGGCGGGTGACTTTCACAAACGAACGGGGTTCCGTGCAATTATTGGTCAGTGCCTCTCGCATCCTGTTAAGAGACAAACCCATCACCCTGTTAGTTATGAATGACATCGAGAACGAACTCGACGAGAAAGAAATTGATTCTTGGGTACGTCTGATCCGGGTGTTATCACACGAGATCATGAACTCTATCGCTCCGGTAACCTCTTTGAGCGACACGTTACTTTCCATGCACTCTGACCCAGAAATCACTCCCGACGACTTGAAACGTAATACGGAAAACGGGTTGAAGGTGATTAGTGAAACGGGCAAAGGGTTGATCTCTTTCGTGGAATCCTATCGTAAGTTTACCCGTATCCCTCGGCCTGAACGGGAATTGATCAATTTGAACGAATTTATCCAGCGGGCGGTGATCCTGAGCAGCACGGAACCGAATTTCCCGGAAGTCACGATCGACATTTGCATTGAGCCGGAAGACCTGAAGGTTTTTGCCGATCCGAACCTCATGGGACAAGTCCTTTTGAACTTGATGAAAAATGCGTTTTACGCTTTGCGGGGTAGAGAAGATGCCCACATCACCCTCTCGGCCGAACATGGACCGACGGGAAAGGTATTGATCCGGGTACGGGACAACGGTCCCGGTATTCCTCCCGAAATCATGAACGAGATATTCGTCCCCTTCTTTACCACCAAAGAAGAGGGTTCGGGTATCGGGCTAAGTGTCTCCCGCCAGATCATGCGCATGCACGGCGGTAATCTAAAAGCTTCATCCATAGAAGGTAAAGAGACGGTATTCACGATTATTATCTGAAAATGATCATCTGTTTTCGTTTGAAACCTTGTCGAGAATCAATGTATATCTGTTGAATTCGACAGGAAGAACATATCATAGGAAAAATCTTCTGATTTAAGTTCGGATTCAGAAAAATTTTAACGCTTGTTCCTCTTACAATAATTAACAAAATTTGTATTATATCGTTATAATATAGTTATCATGGTGTGAGCCGCTCCCATTCCGCTCCTATTCCTCCCCTATTCCTGTCCAATTAAAATAGAAATGGAATAGTAAATATTTAGTAGATGTAAATGAATTTTCACAAAGTTAATAACAAGTATATAAATAGAAGATAGTTTGTTGAGGTAAAAAATGGGTTGTTCAAAAAGTCTAATCCGGCACTTTCGGTTTAGCCTTTTCAAAAGGAGTTTGATTTCCAGTTATTATCCGAAAATATTTTCTATATTTGGAAATTGATAGGTGTAATAGCAAAATTAAAACAGATGAACCGGATAAAAGAGGTATTATTTTACCAATAGAATGGTCGTTAAGTGTAGATGCTAACTATTGCTACAAGGAAGTGATTTAATTATGAACATAAAAGAGATATTAAGCCAACCCGAAGGGCGTAGATTGGAGTTTAAGGCGGAGTTGCCTGTGCATTCCGATTTAGCAAAGATTGTGGTTGCATTTGCTAATGATGCAGGTGGAGATCTGTATATTGGTGTGGCGGATGATCCTCGTGAGGTGGTTGGGTTGGATGAAGATAAGTTGATGACAATTGAGGAGAAAGTTAGCAACATCATTTTCGACTGTTGCTATCCTGCGATATTGCCAGAGATTAAATTTATCAGTGTGGAAGATAAACACTTGATTCAGGTGACTGTTTTCAGAGGTAGTACACCGCCTTACTACCTCAAAGAGAAAGGTAAGTTACAAGGAACATTTATCCGAGTTGGTTCTACCAATCGCCTTGCCGATGAAACGCTTATTTCCGAATTGGAACGTCGGAAACGTAATATCTCATTTGATAGCGAAATTATTCCCGATAAACCTGCAACTGAGTTGAATATAGATAGTTTTAAGGCTATATTCAAAGAGAAAACAGGTGAAGAAATATCCGAACAGACGTTAAAGAAATTAGATTTAGTTAAGAAGGTGCAAGGTGTTGAATATCCTACGAACGCTTTGATTCTGTTCTCTGACGATCCGTTACGAACTTCATTATTCCACTACGCAAAGGTGGAGTGTGCCCGTTTTAAAGGTATTAGCTCAGAAGAGTTTATCGACCAAAAGAGCATAACCACCAATATCGCGACACAAGCAGAGGAGGCGTATAATTTTGTTTTACGTCACATTAACAAAGGGGCAACTGTTGAGGGGATTTACACTGTTTCTCGTTGGGAGTACCCTGTTAAGGCACTACGTGAGGTGATTCGTAATGCAGTCGTTCATCGTGATTATTCGCTCACGGGCAAGGATGTAAAAGTGGCTATCTATGATGATATGGTGGAAATTACCAGTCCGGGGCTTCTTCTGCCATCTATCGACTATGCCGCAATGGAGTGCCGTCAGAGTGATGCTCGCAATAAAGTGATAGCTCCTATTTTCAAACGTCTTGGTATCATTGACCAATGGGGTAATGGCTTGAAGTTGATTGCCGATGAAATGAAAGAGTACCTGAACATTGAGCTTCGTTGGAGAGAGGTAGGTTTATCTTTTCAAGTGCAGTTCGTGAAGTTAGATTATCTCAAAAAGCAAGAGCGGGTTGAACAGATCAAGCAAGAGTTGCAGCAAGAGTTGCAGCAAGAGTTACAGCAAGAGTTGCAGCAAGAGTTGCAGAAAACGACTTTATATTCAGAGGTACTACGTTGCTTAATGAACAACATTTTATCCAGACAAGGTATTTCCAATGCATTGGGGCAGAAGAAAGTATCGGGGCAACTCAATAAAGTTATACAAAAACTCATTGCAAGCCATCTGATTGAGAGAACGATTCCTGATAATCCGAATCATCCCGCTCAAAAATTTCAACTAACAGAACGAGGGCGGATATTTCTCAGCTTACTTGGAGGCTAAAGTACTATATGTAGATTTATACAACACAAAAAAGCCTTGTTCCAAATGTATTATCGGAATAAGGCTTTGTTATTTCAGAAACTTTCGTAACTCTCAGAGTTGTTTGAGATATGCAAAGTGCAGAACTTCAGCGCGGTTGCATGCATTGTTGCCCAATCGTTACCAATAACTTTTCACGTTTTTATTTAGCTTTGACATTTAGATAAATACAGTAAATTTCCTTATCCACGGCAAAAGATAAATCTTTTCAAGATACTTGCGTACCATCATCTCTTTTTCTTCTTGCTCACGATCAAGAACTTCTCTTTAATGAATGCCTCATAAAAAATACACTCCTAAAGTTTTGTGTCTAATTTTTAATGTCTTTTTATTCAATCTCGCTAAGTTCTAGCCAGCGCATTTCCTTTTCGTCCAACAAATCAATGATCTCGGCGATTCGCTGGGAAGATTTCACCAGTTCGTCCGTATCCAGTGTCCCGGAGTTCAGGGCTGTTTCCAGCTCTGTTTTTTCCGTGTTCAGTTTTTCCATGTCGGATTCCAGTTGTTGCATTTCCAGTCTTTCCTTGAAAGTCAGTTTACGGACTTTCTCTTTTTCTCTCACGGGTTTGGGTGCGACAGGGATTTTCTTCTCTTCCTGTTTGCGCAGTAGTTCCTCTTCTTCTTTTTTGTTCTTATACTGGGTGTAATTACCGGGGAAGTCTTTCACCACGCCGTCTCCCTCGAAAGCGAACACCCGATCCACCACTTTGTCTGTGAAGAAACGGTCGTGCGACACGATGATCAGGCAACCTTGGAAAGATTTCAGATAATCTTCCAACACGTTCAGCGTCATGATGTCGAGATCGTTCGTTGGCTCGTCGAGAATCAAGAAGTTGGGGTTGCTCATGAGGACGGTCAGCAGGTAAAGCCTCCGGCGTTCACCCCCGCTAAGTTTTGCCACGAGGGAATATTGCAGCTTGTCCGGGAAAAGAAAATATTCAAGAAATTGCGAGGCCGACATCACCCGTCCGTTACCGAGGTCGATTTTCTCGGAAATGTTTTTCACGATGTCTATGGGGCGATCGTCTTCCTTGAAACTGATCCCGTCTTGTTTGTAATAACCGTAAACCACGGTTTCACCAATTTCGATGGTTCCGCTGTCCGGCTCGATCTGGCGGGTGATGATATTGAGAAAGGTCGATTTCCCGACCCCGTTTTTCCCGATGATCCCGATCTTTTCCCCCCGTACGAATTTGTAGGAGAAATCCCGTAACACGCGGAAATCCCCGTAACTCTTGTTCACGTGTTCCAGTTCGAGAATCTTCTTACCGAGGCGTTGTCCTTTTATATCGAGTTCCAGTTGTTGCTCTGTCGTGTTTTGAGAGGCGACTTCTTTTATTTTATAGAAATTGTCGATCCGGTATTTCGCCTTATGCCCGCGGGCCTGCGGCATCCGGCGCATCCATTCCTGTTCCGTGCGTAGCAGGTTCTTGGCTTTGTCGATCGAGGCGTTGCGGGCCTCAATCCGTTCGTCTCTCTTTTCAAGATAGTAGGAGTAGTTTCCTTCGTAGGCGAATAAACCGAAATCGTCGATCTCGATGATCTTGTCGCATACCCGATCCAGAAAATAACGGTCGTGGGTCACCATGAGTAGCGTGGCATTCGTTTTTTCGAGGTACTCTTCCAGCCATTCGGTCATCTCCACGTCCAAATGGTTTGTCGGCTCGTCAAGGATCAGGAAATCGGGGTTACTGATCAATATTTTGGCCAGTCCGACCCGTTTGCGCTGTCCCCCGGATAGCTCCTTGATCCGTTGACTATACTTGTCAACCTTGAGTTCCGATAGAATTTGTTTCACTTGCGTGTCATAGTCCCATGCGGCGAGAGCGTCCATTTGCGGGATGAGTTCTTCGAGAGCCGACGCGTCGTTGTCCTTCACGGCTTGCTCGTATGTTTTGATTAATTTCAAGGTCGGGTTCTCCGAGTTGAACACTTCTTCAAACACGTAATTTTCCGGGTTGAGTTCCGGGTCTTGGTCCAGAATACCGATTGAAATGTCGTTACGGAAGATCACGGAACCCGTGTCCGCGGAGTCTTTGCCCGCAATGATACGTAACAGGGTGGATTTTCCCATCCCGTTCTTGGCAATTAAAGCTACCTTTTGATTTTTGCCGATTCCAAAAGTTATATTTTCAAACAGGAGTTGTTCCCCGAAACGTTTACTGAGATTTTCGACTTGTAAAAAACTAATCATGGAGTAATTTATGATTTTAGATTTATGATCTGATTAATTTATGATTTTAGATCCTATCGATTAAGTGATTTAATGATTTTCGATTAGGTGATTTAATGATTTTCGATTAGGTGATTTTAAACACTCAATCATCGAATCGGCAATCACGGAATCTTTTTCATTCTAAACTTTAAACTCTAAACTTCTTTTAAATCATGGAATTTAAAAAGGCTTTCCGTTTCCCTTCCTCGAAACGTTCGATGGCGTACCGTAACATGGTGCGGGGCATTTCCTTGTAGCGAGGGGTGAGATAATCGATTAAAAGTTGTTCGTCCTCTTTGCCGATCTCACGGAGAATCCAGCCCACGGCTTTGTGGATCAGATCGTGAGGGTGGTGCTGGAGAAGGTCGGCAATTGCGAGAGCATCCTTGAATTCACCTTGTTTCACGAAGTGCATACAGGAGATCATGGCGATACGCTGTTTCCAGAGGTGATTCTCTTTTGCCCAGTCATAAAGGAGTTGTTTGTCCTTGTCGAAAAGCCAATGCCCCAAAATCTTGTAACAGCTAAGGTCAACGAGATCCCAGTTGTTGATGGCGTCCACCTGACTTACGTAGAAATTCACGCAAGTCTCTCTGGACGCGTGGTCTTTGAGTTTGGCGTAACGATAGGTTAATGCTAGGAGGGCCGTCAGGCGATACTCGTGGTACGGAGAGGCGAGTAGTTCCCGGAGCGTGTCGAAGTCCGCGTCAAAATGTTTTTTGGCAACGATACGCAAATTCGGAACGACCACCCCGATAAATTGATCCCCTTCACCATACTCCCCTTTACCCGTTTTGAAGAAACGGGGCAGGAAAGCCGCTTTCGATTCGTCCCGGTATGTATTTATTTCATTTATAATTTCTTTCGTTGAATTTTTCATCTTTCCCTCAGTTCTTTAGTTCCCGGTGTAAAGGTAATTATTGTTAGTAAAAAAGTAGGCGTTGTTATTAAAAAATTGAATAAAAATGGGGGACATATTCTTTTTAATTGTATTTTTACCACATAATCGAAAAACGTGGATTTATGTCAAAAATTATAGCTATCGCGAACCAAAAGGGGGGTGTTGGAAAGACAACGACGTCTGTAAACTTGGCGGCTAGTTTGGCTGTACTGGAACAGAAAGTGTTGTTGGTTGATGCTGATCCTCAAGGGAACGCGACAACGGGAGTGGGATATGATTTAAAGGAATTGAAGGCGACTATCTACGAATGTCTGGTGGACGGGTTGGAGCCGAAAGAGGCGATCCTGAAGACGGATATTGAGAATTTGTTTTTGTTGCCTTCCAATATAGATTTGGTGGGAGCCGAATTGGAGATGTTGAATTTCGAGGAGAAAGAGAGTGTAATGGCAAAAGTGTTGGCAAAGGTGAAAGATGACTACGATTATATTTTAATCGATTGTTCGCCTTCATTGGGTTTGTTGACCGTGAATTCATTGGCCGCGGCCAATTCGGTGATGATCCCCGTGCAATGCCAGTATTTTGCATTGGAGGGATTGGGTAAGTTATTAAATACGATCAAGATTATCCAGAAACGTCTGAACACGGCTCTGGAAATTGAAGGATTCGTGCTGACCATGTATGACGGGCGTG
Proteins encoded in this region:
- a CDS encoding TlpA disulfide reductase family protein encodes the protein MKGKSLLFGLCLCLWTSLGWGQRVIEVPWYETTNTYMFDIIKMELTDEATVITGQVKYFPNEWFRVVGRTVLRGESGKEYKLLKAEGIELNEQVFLPESGQMTFQLYFEPVDAGEKKVDYVEGNHETDWRIGGIVLDEKPQKLEKESDCLIRGKVLGHPSSYRLVLMGYEDDDRIQEPYAIIPVRNGKFEYVCQLGESKMYWLVFTDELAKSSYRPVSFFIEPGEVEITIQPEDAYTDSEIHGGEVNEQYRSYQRLKEDKFNFKALYSAFDSLHNQNLSFTPEAQKLSELMSENFKNRQKHDSLYAAFLQLEKDGKMYTPQMMALNEKKRELSKKEQKWKEDYIGEHPSLTTYFLLMDDLRNLMTYRLHSFPEELEVLSFKDLPRLENMYYTIYKPMFPKHSYTELIATMLQSLKQIEVGGHYIDFTAPDFEGNPVTLSEQIKGKVALIDLWASWCGPCRRSAKSMIPVYEKYKSKGFTIVGVAREKTVQTAKAAALQDGYPWLNLVELNDAGNIWFKYCVGNSGGGTFLVDRDGKILAIGPSPEEVERILEKMLE
- a CDS encoding sigma-54-dependent transcriptional regulator is translated as MAKQGTILVVDDNKAVLNALEMLLAGVFREVITIRTPNQIEATLESGRVDVVLLDMNFSAGINTGNEGLYWLSRIKGYAAEIPVVLFTAYADIDLAVRAVKEGATDFVVKPWDNAKLVATLLAAYRLHESRREVKQLKAKEEVLKGQLSPERTVVWGESDAMCRVRQLIEKVAVTDANVLITGENGTGKEIVAREIHALSGRKGEVMISVDMGAITETLFESELFGHVKGAFTDAREDRVGKFEAANKGTLFLDEIGNLSYALQSKLLATLQSRKVIRVGSNKPVDVNIRLICATNSDLPRMVKEGTFREDLLYRINTIHVEVPPLRERGNDILLLAEAFLRDYGRKYRKPDLSFSSETRQRLLGYSWPGNVRELQHTVEKAVIMCDRQVLTPEDFLFKSEPGEIAPLETLEDMEREMIRKALVRHEGNLSAVASRLGITRQTLYNKMKKFNL
- a CDS encoding sensor histidine kinase, producing MVRNITSRVLAYLLLLIVLVVATCYFLSEDEYIPGIATSILAVGCCFRIVWNIRSVNRKLAYFFQALENDDYSIHFPEHGGSHSERFLNGVLNRIKDILQNTRLEIQQREQFYELIINSVSSGIVALDERGFVTQNNQVALKLLGLEIFTHVNQLERVSPALKLLVTGIRPGESRRVTFTNERGSVQLLVSASRILLRDKPITLLVMNDIENELDEKEIDSWVRLIRVLSHEIMNSIAPVTSLSDTLLSMHSDPEITPDDLKRNTENGLKVISETGKGLISFVESYRKFTRIPRPERELINLNEFIQRAVILSSTEPNFPEVTIDICIEPEDLKVFADPNLMGQVLLNLMKNAFYALRGREDAHITLSAEHGPTGKVLIRVRDNGPGIPPEIMNEIFVPFFTTKEEGSGIGLSVSRQIMRMHGGNLKASSIEGKETVFTIII
- a CDS encoding RNA-binding domain-containing protein, whose product is MNIKEILSQPEGRRLEFKAELPVHSDLAKIVVAFANDAGGDLYIGVADDPREVVGLDEDKLMTIEEKVSNIIFDCCYPAILPEIKFISVEDKHLIQVTVFRGSTPPYYLKEKGKLQGTFIRVGSTNRLADETLISELERRKRNISFDSEIIPDKPATELNIDSFKAIFKEKTGEEISEQTLKKLDLVKKVQGVEYPTNALILFSDDPLRTSLFHYAKVECARFKGISSEEFIDQKSITTNIATQAEEAYNFVLRHINKGATVEGIYTVSRWEYPVKALREVIRNAVVHRDYSLTGKDVKVAIYDDMVEITSPGLLLPSIDYAAMECRQSDARNKVIAPIFKRLGIIDQWGNGLKLIADEMKEYLNIELRWREVGLSFQVQFVKLDYLKKQERVEQIKQELQQELQQELQQELQQELQKTTLYSEVLRCLMNNILSRQGISNALGQKKVSGQLNKVIQKLIASHLIERTIPDNPNHPAQKFQLTERGRIFLSLLGG
- the abc-f gene encoding ribosomal protection-like ABC-F family protein, coding for MISFLQVENLSKRFGEQLLFENITFGIGKNQKVALIAKNGMGKSTLLRIIAGKDSADTGSVIFRNDISIGILDQDPELNPENYVFEEVFNSENPTLKLIKTYEQAVKDNDASALEELIPQMDALAAWDYDTQVKQILSELKVDKYSQRIKELSGGQRKRVGLAKILISNPDFLILDEPTNHLDVEMTEWLEEYLEKTNATLLMVTHDRYFLDRVCDKIIEIDDFGLFAYEGNYSYYLEKRDERIEARNASIDKAKNLLRTEQEWMRRMPQARGHKAKYRIDNFYKIKEVASQNTTEQQLELDIKGQRLGKKILELEHVNKSYGDFRVLRDFSYKFVRGEKIGIIGKNGVGKSTFLNIITRQIEPDSGTIEIGETVVYGYYKQDGISFKEDDRPIDIVKNISEKIDLGNGRVMSASQFLEYFLFPDKLQYSLVAKLSGGERRRLYLLTVLMSNPNFLILDEPTNDLDIMTLNVLEDYLKSFQGCLIIVSHDRFFTDKVVDRVFAFEGDGVVKDFPGNYTQYKNKKEEEELLRKQEEKKIPVAPKPVREKEKVRKLTFKERLEMQQLESDMEKLNTEKTELETALNSGTLDTDELVKSSQRIAEIIDLLDEKEMRWLELSEIE
- a CDS encoding DNA alkylation repair protein, encoding MKNSTKEIINEINTYRDESKAAFLPRFFKTGKGEYGEGDQFIGVVVPNLRIVAKKHFDADFDTLRELLASPYHEYRLTALLALTYRYAKLKDHASRETCVNFYVSQVDAINNWDLVDLSCYKILGHWLFDKDKQLLYDWAKENHLWKQRIAMISCMHFVKQGEFKDALAIADLLQHHPHDLIHKAVGWILREIGKEDEQLLIDYLTPRYKEMPRTMLRYAIERFEEGKRKAFLNSMI
- a CDS encoding ParA family protein, producing the protein MSKIIAIANQKGGVGKTTTSVNLAASLAVLEQKVLLVDADPQGNATTGVGYDLKELKATIYECLVDGLEPKEAILKTDIENLFLLPSNIDLVGAELEMLNFEEKESVMAKVLAKVKDDYDYILIDCSPSLGLLTVNSLAAANSVMIPVQCQYFALEGLGKLLNTIKIIQKRLNTALEIEGFVLTMYDGRVRLSNQVVAEVRKHFEEMVFDTLIQQNVKLAEAPSYGQPVILYDAECRGSVNYLSLANELLEKNKK